One Methanomassiliicoccales archaeon genomic region harbors:
- a CDS encoding phenylacetate--CoA ligase: protein MVYWNPRIEDMPVNELKEMQLKQLKMLVYKLYTFSPFYRQKMIDKGVTPEDVRTLADVTKLPFMTKKDLRDGYPDKLFLASSREVVRYHASSGTTGKPTIVGYTQNDIQNWSESVARGLVSAGISTDDVLQVSYTYGLFSGGLGLHYAAEKVGAAVVPASTGNTERQIDLIRDMGVTAIAATPSYLLHLGEVAEKMGVSIKNDTKLRLGILGAEPWSQRMRDRMEEWLGIRAIDIYGASELSGPLWCECSEQKGIHVWSDIALVEIIDPVTEEPVAPGEKGELVITMLQKEALPIIRYRLGDITTLHEEVCSCGRTHPRIGRIQGRVDDMIIIRGINVFPSQVEHCLLTNPEVGNEFQIVVDRKGALDTILVRAELRPEAFGDRVFELDAIKERITHKLRGSLNVGVSVELVEPGSLPRFEGKAKRVVDKRVF from the coding sequence ATGGTCTACTGGAATCCTAGGATCGAGGACATGCCGGTCAACGAGCTAAAGGAAATGCAGCTCAAGCAGCTGAAGATGCTGGTCTACAAGCTCTACACCTTCTCCCCCTTCTACCGCCAAAAGATGATTGACAAGGGGGTCACGCCCGAGGACGTTCGAACACTGGCCGACGTTACGAAGCTCCCGTTCATGACCAAGAAGGACCTGCGGGACGGCTACCCGGACAAACTGTTCCTGGCCAGCTCCAGGGAGGTGGTCCGATATCACGCTTCCTCAGGTACGACCGGGAAGCCTACCATCGTCGGCTATACCCAGAACGACATACAGAATTGGTCTGAATCCGTTGCCAGAGGACTGGTCTCCGCCGGGATCAGCACCGATGACGTTTTGCAGGTCAGTTACACATACGGGCTGTTCTCCGGAGGGCTGGGCCTGCACTACGCCGCCGAGAAGGTCGGTGCCGCGGTGGTCCCTGCGTCCACTGGCAACACCGAGAGACAGATCGACCTCATACGCGACATGGGGGTGACCGCGATCGCAGCCACCCCTTCCTACCTCCTACATTTGGGAGAGGTGGCCGAAAAGATGGGCGTTTCCATAAAGAACGACACGAAGCTCCGCCTCGGCATATTGGGCGCTGAGCCCTGGTCCCAGCGCATGCGGGACCGCATGGAGGAGTGGCTTGGCATCCGGGCCATAGACATCTACGGTGCCAGCGAGCTCTCTGGACCACTATGGTGCGAGTGCAGCGAGCAGAAGGGAATACACGTGTGGAGCGATATCGCCCTGGTCGAGATCATCGACCCGGTCACCGAAGAGCCAGTAGCGCCTGGGGAAAAGGGCGAACTGGTCATCACCATGCTGCAGAAGGAGGCCTTACCGATCATACGATACCGGCTGGGAGACATCACCACTCTGCATGAGGAGGTCTGCTCCTGCGGTCGGACGCATCCACGCATCGGTCGCATCCAGGGCCGTGTGGACGATATGATCATCATACGCGGGATCAACGTTTTCCCGTCACAGGTCGAACATTGTCTGCTGACCAATCCCGAAGTGGGGAACGAGTTCCAGATCGTGGTGGACCGGAAGGGCGCTCTAGACACCATATTGGTGAGGGCCGAGCTGAGGCCAGAGGCCTTCGGTGATCGAGTGTTCGAGCTGGATGCCATCAAGGAGAGGATCACACACAAGTTGCGTGGCTCGTTGAACGTGGGTGTCTCCGTGGAGCTGGTGGAGCCGGGCTCGTTGCCGCGCTTCGAGGGCAAGGCCAAACGTGTGGTGGACAAGCGAGTGTTCTGA